The Rhipicephalus sanguineus isolate Rsan-2018 chromosome 7, BIME_Rsan_1.4, whole genome shotgun sequence genome includes a window with the following:
- the LOC119398561 gene encoding LOW QUALITY PROTEIN: collagen alpha-1(III) chain-like (The sequence of the model RefSeq protein was modified relative to this genomic sequence to represent the inferred CDS: inserted 3 bases in 3 codons; deleted 3 bases in 2 codons) — protein GEPFPRFGRFPPATGTMPEEEDDDAKKKKGKKGSKGKKGKKGSKGKKGKKGSKGKKGKKGSSGKKGKKSPKKESEGGCLCEAKGEEDPEDPRAGSSPKASSPGGGTPAAAAPAAPAAGAAPAGWRQARCRPMRDGRLLQRGASMYDDGYDDDFYVDITCYPPRSRGGGAQHQGYGGYEDPYGYGRWPPPRPMQMPXGMGMWGGGMPGMQTRDXGQQMGPQTTTLPPGSPPMAFKTPSTTVVFNMSGERINRSGSRPMSPVXGHGRMGMGGMGMGMQGMGMQGMGGMGMPAVPGNKSPIVMSQPLTGTGLTPQMQQLLLRGMPGYTATVVLILVPNP, from the exons GGCGAACCCTTTCCTCGCTTCGGCCGCTTCCCGCCCGCCACCGGCACCATGCCTGAGGAAGAGGATGATgatgcgaagaaaaagaagggaaagaagGGCTCCAAGGGCAAGAAGGGAAAGAAGGGCTCCAAGGGCAAGAAGGGGAAGAAGGGCTCCAAGGGCAAGAAGGGGAAGAAGGGCTCAAGCGGCAAGAAGGGGAAGAAGTCGCCCAAGAAAGAATCTGAGGGAGGATGCCTCTGCGAAGCGAAGGGGGAGGAGGATCCGGAGGATCCTCGGGCTGGATCGTCGCCCAAGGCTTCTTCTCCGGGAGGTGGCACTCCGGCGGCCGCTGCACCGGCCGCTCCAGCCGCCGGAGCTGCTCCGGCCGGCTGGCGCCAAGCCCGCTGCCGG CCCATGAGGGATGGGCGGCTACTACAGCGAGGCGCATCCATGTACGACGACGGGTACGACGACGACTTCTACGTGGACATCACCTGCTACCCGCCGCGGAGCCGAGGCGGCGGTGCTCAGCACCAGGGCTACGGCGGGTACGAGGATCCCTACGGATACGGTCGCTGGCCCCCGCCGAGGCCCATGCAGATGC TGGGCATGGGCATGTGGGGAGGCGGCATGCCCGGCATGCAGACCCGGG GGGGTCAGCAGATGGGCCCGCAGACAACCACCCTGCCTCCCGGGTCGCCGCCGATGGCCTTTAAGACTCCGTCGACTACCGTGGTCTTCAACATGAGCGGCGAGAGGATT AACCGCAGCGGGTCCCGGCCCATGTCGCCAG ATGGGCATGGGAGGATGGGCATGGGTGGCATGGGCATGGGCATGCAAGGCATGGGCATGCAAGGCATGGGTGGAATGGGCATGCCTGCCGTACCCGGAAACAAGTCGCCCATCGTCATG TCGCAGCCGCTGACCGGGACCGGACTGACGCCCCAgatgcagcagctgctgctgcgaGGTATGCCCGGATACACGGCTACTGTTGTGCTCATCCTGGTGCCCAACCCTTGA